The following are encoded together in the Anoplopoma fimbria isolate UVic2021 breed Golden Eagle Sablefish chromosome 9, Afim_UVic_2022, whole genome shotgun sequence genome:
- the LOC129095362 gene encoding inositol 1,4,5-trisphosphate receptor-interacting protein translates to MHDTLLRVFVVALGLLTYPRDEPGFEEWDEINTVGMQKHAERLLMGGDKLDHKMAPVREEITQTDNRGPLDDIENIQSDQHVTEKDTMSVFKDLSVIHQDSDEEVADHTSPERGPFIENSDPSWPQNSKTELVTALKISQNGCEQDGDLQLDKKSKHREDIKTDGSFTDPSRAQGQQEKPEEKELFSPKESTESTASHHHTMTSENETSEDITDGEDYLWYIWNTLSIISMIRFFRKYLGKQSQTKQETKAFPVNCTAAEVLLPDNDTLKKFHTKCFEVSSDKKWKEFLEGFTKDLFTAMRTVCDRNGGMVIEDFQIVDVCNIIVPLTPPYPYSFQCQLWNGQASDLLPDMQVCGQIKLVENENIQNGCHCQSPNLDDMVCLLHCETESVKTKMTYDRDALLCMENSPFLSKALVTRWFQSTIKQAWEQISHNYEFEMNIRYISAPGALVVRFRSGKKISFRINPVVKVSTGAHFFITHCSPNNLDTSWTLSLTNYEDSLLEHISKCLPANSCHRQTLDIVLFLHKRQTALSGSSALKDFHFKAALMHLLLTQDPSEWKPNLVACRLRDLLAFMERSLKKKLLHHVLIGNPLRQRVIELSDEFTHAKTVNLFHPLVVHNCIYNNAVMHFQEMLRNSHMVIHDYLHSSIC, encoded by the coding sequence ATGCATGATACTCTGCTGCGAGTGTTTGTGGTAGCTCTGGGTCTCCTAACTTATCCGAGGGACGAGCCCGGGTTTGAGGAATGGGATGAGATCAACACAGTGGGCATGCAAAAGCATGCAGAGAGGCTGTTGATGGGAGGAGATAAACTGGACCACAAAATGGCACCTGTCAGGGAGGAAATAACACAAACTGACAATAGAGGGCCTCTGGATGACATAGAAAACATTCAGTCTGATCAACATGTTACTGAAAAAGACACAATGTCAGTCTTCAAAGATCTGTCTGTCATCCATCAAGATTCAGATGAAGAAGTTGCTGATCACACCTCACCAGAAAGAGGACCTTTTATAGAAAATTCAGATCCAAGTTGGCCTCAAAACTCCAAAACTGAACTTGTGACGGCTCTGAAGATTTCACAAAATGGCTGTGAGCAAGATGGGGATTTACAACTGGACAAAAAGAGTAAACACAGAGAAGATATCAAGACGGACGGCTCTTTTACAGACCCAAGCAGAGCACAAGGGCAACAAGAAAAGCCTGAGGAGAAGGAACTGTTCAGCCCTAAAGAATCAACTGAATCAACTGCGTCACACCATCACACCATGACATCAGAAAATGAAACTTCAGAGGACATCACTGACGGGGAGGATTACCTCTGGTACATATGGAACACACTCTCCATCATTTCTATGATCCGCTTCTTTAGGAAATACCTAGGAAAACAATCCCAAACGAAACAAGAAACCAAGGCCTTCCCAGTTAACTGCACCGCTGCTGAAGTGCTGCTACCAGACAACGACACTCTGAAGAAATTTCATACTAAATGTTTTGAAGTCTCATCCGATAAGAAGTGGAAGGAGTTCTTGGAGGGGTTTACAAAGGATCTGTTTACAGCCATGAGGACCGTCTGTGATAGAAACGGCGGTATGGTGATTGAGGACTTTCAGATAGTGGATGTGTGCAATATAATCGTCCCCTTAACCCCACCTTATCCATATAGTTTCCAGTGTCAGCTGTGGAACGGTCAGGCAAGTGACCTGCTGCCAGATATGCAAGTCTGTGGTCAAATAAAACTGGTGGAAAATGAGAATATCCAAAATGGCTGCCACTGTCAGTCTCCTAATTTAGATGATATGGTGTGCTTGCTGCATTGTGAGACTGAGAgtgtaaagacaaaaatgacttATGATCGTGATGCCCTTCTTTGCATGGAGAACTCCCCCTTCCTGTCAAAAGCACTGGTTACCAGATGGTTTCAGAGCACTATCAAACAAGCGTGGGAACAGATTTCACACAATTATGAGTTTGAGATGAACATTCGCTACATTAGTGCTCCAGGTGCTCTGGTAGTTCGATTCAGATCAGGGAAGAAGATTAGCTTTAGAATTAATCCAGTCGTTAAAGTCAGCACTGGCGCCCATTTCTTCATTACTCACTGCTCCCCAAACAACTTGGATACTTCTTGGACACTCTCCCTGACCAACTATGAAGATAGTTTGTTAGAGCACATCTCTAAATGCCTGCCTGCAAACTCATGCCACCGACAAACTCTTGATATTGTACTTTTCCTTCACAAGAGACAGACAGCACTGTCAGGAAGCAGTGCACTCAAGGATTTTCATTTCAAAGCTGCACTAATGCATCTGCTTTTGACCCAAGACCCATCAGAGTGGAAACCCAATCTTGTGGCTTGTAGGCTACGAGACTTATTGGCCTTCATGGAGAGAAGCCTCAAGAAAAAACTGCTGCACCATGTTCTTATTGGGAACCCTTTAAGACAGAGGGTTATTGAACTTTCTGATGAATTTACTCATGCAAAGACAGTGAATCTCTTCCATCCCCTTGTGGTCCACAACTGTATTTACAATAATGCTGTGATGCATTTCCAGGAAATGCTTAGAAACTCACACATGGTGATTCATGATTACCTTCACAGTTCCATTTGTTAA